From the genome of Oxyura jamaicensis isolate SHBP4307 breed ruddy duck chromosome 2, BPBGC_Ojam_1.0, whole genome shotgun sequence, one region includes:
- the LOC118163011 gene encoding CX3C chemokine receptor 1-like, with the protein MAEAFPEVTTEYTYDEYAFTCDKTDIQEFEKIFLPIFYIVVFALGLTGNLMVVFAILKAGSKKSITDIYLLNLAVSDLLFVVSLPFWASNTVRGWTLGNIPCTAVSSLYYIGFFGGMFFITVISIDRYLAIVRATYSLKSRTMKQGFLITCGVWATAVLVSVPHFLFSQLLENDCIPVFPQELENVWPVFCNVELNTIGFLIPVCIICYCYCGIIKTLLSCKNQKKTRAIKLTLVVVVVFFLFWSPYNVLIFLETLKHYKLFVNCNQIKSLDYAMHLTETVAFSHCCLNPLIYAFAGEKFRKYLYSVCLKYCPCLCFCGPCSRYQVSSSASYAESAVNSNITLNTSDQDGTVFL; encoded by the coding sequence ATGGCAGAAGCATTCCCAGAAGTGACAACAGAATACACTTATGATGAATATGCTTTTACCTGCGATAAAACTGACATCCAggaatttgagaaaatatttctgccgATATTTTACATTGTTGTGTTTGCTCTTGGCCTCACAGGGAATCTCATGGTGGTTTTTGCCATTTTGAAAGCAGGAAGTAAAAAAAGCATCACTGACATTTATCTTCTGAACTTGGCTGTCTCAGACCTTCTCTTCGTGGTCTCCCTCCCCTTCTGGGCTTCCAATACAGTGCGGGGATGGACCCTTGGGAATATCCCATGCACGGCTGTTTCTTCACTGTATTATATCGGTTTCTTTGGGGGAATGTTTTTTATCACGGTGATCAGTATCGACAGATACTTAGCTATTGTCCGGGCAACGTACTCTCTGAAATCCAGAACCATGAAGCAGGGCTTTCTGATAACCTGCGGAGTATGGGCAACAGCAGTTTTAGTTTCAGTgccacattttttgttttcccagctgttAGAAAATGACTGCATTCCTGTGTTCCCCCAGGAGCTGGAGAACGTCTGGCCAGTGTTCTGCAATGTGGAACTGAACACCATAGGCTTTCTCATCCCAGTCTGTATCATATGCTATTGCTACTGTGGGATCATCAAAACCCTGCTGTCctgcaaaaatcagaaaaaaacacgAGCCATAAAACTGACCTTGGTTGTGgtggttgtgttttttctcttttggtcCCCCTACAATGTGCTGATTTTTCTTGAGACTTTAAAGCACTATAAGTTATTTGTAAACTGCAACCAAATTAAATCACTGGACTATGCAATGCACCTGACTGAAACCGTTGCTTTCAGTCACTGCTGCCTCAATCCTCTTATCTATGcctttgctggggaaaaatTCAGGAAATACCTTTACAGTGTTTGCTTAAAGTACTGCCCATGCCTGTGCTTCTGTGGGCCCTGCAGTCGCTACCAGGTCAGCTCTTCAGCTAGCTATGCAGAAAGCGCTGTGAACAGCAACATTACCCTGAACACCAGTGACCAGGATGGAACTGTCTTCCTTTGA